One window of the Macaca thibetana thibetana isolate TM-01 chromosome 1, ASM2454274v1, whole genome shotgun sequence genome contains the following:
- the SELENBP1 gene encoding methanethiol oxidase produces MATKCGNCGPGYSTPLEAMKGPREEIVYLPCIYRNTGTEAPDYLATVDVDPKSPQYCQVIHRLPMPNLKDELHHSGWNTCSSCFGDSSKSRTKLVLPSLISSRIYVVDVGSEPRAPKLHKVIEPKDIHAKCELAFLHTSHCLASGEVMISSLGDLKGNGKGGFVLLDGETFEVKGTWERPGGAAPLGYDFWYQPRHNVMISTEWAAPNVLRDGFNPADVEAGLYGSHLYVWDWQRHEIVQTLSLKDGLIPLEIRFLHNPDAAQGFVGCALSSTIQRFYKNEGGTWSVEKVIQVPPKKVKGWLLPEMPGLITDILLSLDDRFLYFSNWLHGDLRQYDVSDPQRPRLTGQLFLGGSIVKGGPVQVLEDQELKSQPEPLVVKGKRVAGGPQMIQLSLDGKRLYVTTSLYSAWDKQFYPDLIREGSVMLQVDVDTVKGGLKLNPNFLVDFGKEPLGPALAHELRYPGGDCSSDIWI; encoded by the exons CTACAAAATGTGGGAACTGTGGACCCGGCTACTCCACCCCTCTGGAGGCCATGAAAG GACCCAGAGAAGAGATCGTCTACCTGCCCTGCATTTACCGAAACACTGGCACTGAGGCCCCAGATTACCTGGCCACTGTGGATGTTGACCCCAAGTCTCCCCAGTATTGCCAG GTCATCCACCGGCTGCCCATGCCCAACCTGAAGGATGAGCTGCATCACTCAGGATGGAACACCTGCAGCAGCTGCTTCGGTGATAGCAGCAAGTCGCGCACCAAGCTGGTGCTGCCCAGTCTCATCTCCTCTCGCATCTATGTGGTGGACGTGGGCTCTGAGCCCCGGGCCCCAAAGCTGCACAAG GTCATTGAGCCCAAGGACATCCATGCCAAGTGCGAACTGGCCTTTCTCCACACCAGCCACTGCCTGGCCAGCGGGGAGGTGATGATCAGCTCCCTGGGAGACCTCAAGGGCAATGGCAAAG GGGGTTTTGTGCTGCTGGATGGGGAGACATTCGAGGTGAAGGGGACATGGGAGCGACCTGGGGGTGCTGCGCCATTGGGCTATGACTTCTGGTACCAGCCTCGACACAATGTCATGATCAGCACTGAGTGGGCAGCTCCCAATGTCTTACGAGATGGCTTCAACCCTGCTGATGTGGAGGCTG ggcTGTACGGGAGCCACTTATATGTATGGGACTGGCAGCGCCATGAGATCGtgcagaccctgtctctaaaagatgGGCTTATTCCATTGGAGATCCGCTTCCTGCACAACCCAGATGCTGCCCAAGGCTTTGTGGGCTGCGCGCTCAGCTCCACCATCCAGCGCTTCTACAAGAACGAG GGAGGTACTTGGTCAGTGGAGAAGGTGATCCAGGTGCCCCCCAAGAAAGTGAAGGGCTGGCTGCTGCCCGAAATGCCAG GCCTGATCACCGACATCCTGCTGTCCCTGGATGACCGCTTCCTGTACTTCAGCAACTGGCTGCATGGGGACCTGAGGCAGTATGACGTCTCTGACCCACAGAGACCCCGCCTCACAGGACAG CTCTTCCTCGGGGGCAGCATCGTTAAGGGAGGCCCCGTGCAAGTGCTAGAGGACCAGGAACTAAAGTCCCAGCCAGAGCCCCTGGTGGTCAAG GGAAAACGGGTGGCTGGAGGCCCTCAGATGATCCAGCTCAGCCTGGACGGGAAGCGCCTCTACGTGACCACGTCGCTGTACAGCGCCTGGGACAAGCAGTTTTACCCTGATCTCATCAG GGAAGGCTCTGTGATGCTGCAGGTTGATGTAGACACAGTAAAAGGAGGGCTGAAGTTGAACCCCAACTTCCTGGTGGACTTCGGGAAGGAGCCTCTAGGCCCAGCCCTCGCCCATGAACTCCGCTACCCTGGGGGCGATTGTAGCTCTGACATCTGGATTTGA